The following nucleotide sequence is from Mangifera indica cultivar Alphonso chromosome 1, CATAS_Mindica_2.1, whole genome shotgun sequence.
aaattagttttaacaaaatttttgaatttggtTGAGAAcataagatttttttcattcagggaaagaaaattgatttggGCCAAACATGGGGTGGGAAAATGTGCTTTTCTTAATGAAGTGACTAGAACTTGTAGGGGGAATTGTGTTTGGGGAGAGAGAAAGTAAAGCTGGCGTTTTATTGATTGTTGTGGTGTTGTTAAGTAGGTTTGTTTACGAGAAAAAGTTGGATCAAGGAGTTTAATTAAGTGATTAATTAATGGATAATAGCATCATCATTGGATTTGTTTATCAAGAGACAATTACTTgtctttatcaaattttaaaatttcttggtatgaaaaaagttatttgttttataatagtaaatataaaataacattcaattatataataatatattacatttaaacaatatttgatGAATTTGGGTGCAGGGTTAAAAGGGTATCAACTTTACAGGGGAACATGTGTTCACCATCACATGGAGGTTCACTTGGGTTCtattttaacaaaaactttAGTGAAATTTATGATGGCAGAATGCCTTAACCCttgttatttaatatgatatctGAAGTAAAGATTGTGTATTCACATGGCATCGCAAAGTATTTCAATGAAGTCAAACAAGATAGAATTATCGGAAGAAAGAACCTTCCAAATTCTCTAGAGAAAATTTATGGGTTTTGCAAGCAATTTTTTAATCTTCCTCACGTCACTTCTGATTGATTTTCGGACCTGTTCAATAAATTACTAGTTTTAAGTGATGGTTGTTTGTTTAATCTAGGAAAAGTGTTGTTGTGGAGGGTTCTGAACTTGGTAGGACAGCAAGCctaagaaaatagaaatgaatgCCCCCAAACAACTTGATGGAGATTAAATCATGTGTAGGCCTAAACCCTTTTTTCTtactgattttttaaatttgctcAATTGACAAAGAAAGCATACCAAAACTTATGCTTTGTTAACCAAATATTAGTCTGCCCCAATTATATTTATCTGACGTCTACTTTccaaatttatatgttttacaATGTCTAAAAAAACTCATACACTAAATTATCTGATAAAAATAAAGGAGATAAAGATGAGAACAAAAATATTCCCGTAATCGGGAATGGACTATAAACAGGGATACATATATCTCTTTTCCGTCCCGTCTTACCCTTTTTGTCCCCATCTCTgcatctttcaattttttaatatctttatttaaaatattaatatgtccttataattttagattatttattttttaaaatttatttattcttttgttgTGTAGATTATTATTTGTGGCAttgaaaataattgattgattttagttttagttaattttattatataatatacttatattatgtttaaaggacataaaaagaatatttttttcatggGTGTAGAGACAAGGAGAGGATTTATCATCACAAGGAGaatctttattattttcatataacaGGGATGGGCCGAAAACGAAAATTAATATCCTTTACGTGAACAATGACAAGAAATAAGGTATTCAGCCTTAACCCATCATGTTTGCATCCCTAGTTACCATACAAAAAAGTTGTGTCTGTTCTCAAGTGGGCTAGCATGAGGAAATTGGAATCTAGTTATGAATATTCAAGAAACTAATCCACCAACTTTTAGTCTTTGAAGATACATCACCCTCTAAATTGACAAGGAACAGAGGGAATATTCTAATTACCATTTGGTATCGcctttttattgaatttgactACAATCCACCTTCGCCTGAATTAGGAAATGGGATTTGTGCGTATTTATGGATATCTTTGATAGGGCTACTTAGcgaagaaaaaagaaactaaagcaAGGGCAAGTTCGGAATTAAAGttaatctattatattatagtaaGGGGGGCTCAGTAGAGAATCAATGGGAGTCATATAGCATATtctttaaattactaaaaaagaacgtccaaaagaaatttttaatacaaacaattaaaagtgaacttattttatttttaaaaattattataaaatattaaattaacagaaattaaaaataatcttataaatattcaaatcatataatatatatttttttttactcttatattttcttaatcgCTTTTTATTCTAAAGGgtaaattataacttttaaaagtaatattattattattgtataatcACATCTTATACGgtaagttataaattttaaaaagtactataagtattttttaatattttcaaaggattatcaaaaattaaaaaatatatatatttccaattATTGTCCCCAATAGTTTCAATTAAAATACTTACAACAAATTACAAGTCATATTAATTGaatctatcatatttaaaatgtttagtcTACAAAaatctactttttttttaaatattaataaatgataaaattactatttcatTGTTACAGAATTGGTTTTTTTACGCAAAATGTAGAAAATTGTTTTAGCCTatcattttaaaacaaaaagaagagatACTTGCAGCAAGGGGGTTAAATACATGTTGTGAAAAACTAACCAAGAAACACTTATATCAGTGTAATATTTAGTGTAGCGCGACTGCTCAAGACAAACACACCAACTCCTACATATATCGGAGAACATAGTTGCAATGTGAGTTTGATATCAAACCAAATGTGATTTatatgaacaaaacaaaaaatcatgTGCAAACCAAACAATCATCTATATTACACTCATGTACCCAGGAATTGGCTCATCGTTTTGATTTGTAGAACCAGAATTGTAAGGGTAGGTACTGTTCCAGCACCTAAACCAACCCGAAACTGGATCCAAAACCAATTTAGGATATGACCAAGTACTTTTTTCTCAAATCTGTTGtaacaaaatgatgtcgtttggTTGAagaacaaaacaacaaaacaagatTATTGTCACCCTTTTTCCTGGTTCAAATTTATCATTGACCTAATATTTCTCCTTCTCTGAACAAATGTATCGAAAACACTTGATCCTATACATGAGTGAATTCATAGACTTGCCAAAACATAGCAAGTGAAGCAAAGTATTCCTAAAATGACTTCAATGCAACAAGAGATTTCAAAACATTATGAAAACActctttaaatgaaaaaaatacactgataagtttaaaaaacaaacagTTAATATGACATGATATACAGGGGACTGCAACTGCAAAAATGCAATTATGAACATAACCTCAAGGTAAGATCTATTTGATTATattcaaaaccaaaaacacattaaaaacataaaaactgaaattcataAATAAGTCTCATAACAGCAGAAAGCCAAGCactagaagaagaaaaaaactggagctagtcaaagaacAAATGCTTGACTCAAAAATAACACATCAACCCACAAGACTTAATCTTCCTACCTTTccacaaaattttcatatctttcaacAATAAACCTGATACAGAAGGGAACAACTTAAAGCAGCAAACAATACTCATCACATCATGTAACAACTTCTTTTGTTAACTGGGGTCAAGTTTACAAGTCCTAAAACtaaccaaattttaaagaataatcaCAACATCTCATTATGATTAAACAATATACGCAAAAAGCAGCATGCAAAAATGATCAAATCTCATATTATTGGAGCATTATAAACACCAACATATGTCACCAAGAAATTCactttaacaataataaaaaacattactgaaaataaactaaaccaATGTAAATTAAAGTACCAATCAATCATAGTCAACCATAATTTCAATGAACTACACAATAACTGAACATAGTTATACGTTAACACAATGAACAATGCATAAACTTACCATCAGCTGAATATAAAACCCGTTccaatataaacataaaaacatcGAGTGAAAAATAAAGGTcgacaattataaaaaataaattagcaaAACAGTTCTATAATCagacacaaaaataaatatgatagaaTGAGCAATTTATAGAAATAATCTTTATGAAGcgttaaaaacccaaaaatgtCTGGTGGAAACGGACGCAGAtccaaacaaaaacaagttcATAAAACAATACATCATCCTCAAAATCATCTTAAATGACGAGACATTCCTACAAAATTAGAAATCTAGAACCTTAGCTTGGTAAAAAACCAACGATTCTTGCCGGTCTTGAACCTCTCCTCCAATCTCTTCTTAGTGTCCTTACAAGCAGTGACCTTCTTGTCCTTGCTCTGCAGACTATCTACAGTCACGACGTCCTTCAAATCCACATCAAGCGTGTAGCGAGTGGGCATCAGGTGCTGGTAGTTGACGAGTTTGATGAAGGCCTTGACGCGGGACTTCTTCGCTGTCTTCTTCGAAGAGTCCTTCCTGATAACCTTGCTGGGGTACTTCTTTATACCTGCAACCAAACAGTGGCCGTAGGGGCGCTCGCGGGTGCCATCGTCGAATGACTTAATGATGACTGCCTTTCGCCCGGCATAACGGCCTTGAAGAAGGATTACAGCCTTGTTTGTTTTGAGAAACTTCACCATTTTTCGCTTTTATTTGTTGTTAcctcctttctctctctctctctccctctcccgTTCTGAATGTTGGAGCAAACCCTAGACAAGAAGTCGCAAATGAAGTGGCGTTGTGGAGGTATTTATACCACCGAGACAAGATTCCTGTGAACCCTAGCTACAGTGGTAACACTAAAAGGGTTGGGCTTTTATCGGGTCTTGGATCTAGAATGGGATTTTGACATTGAATGGGCTTTCATCGGGCCTTGGATCTAGAACTGGATTTGATAGGAAATAAATGGGGTGGACCAATCCAAAAGTAGTATAAGAAAGATCTTTCCTTCTAGTTGCTATACTGTTTAAAAgtgatttcttttcttttttaatgagaaatCTCACCTGAGTTGGAGTTGGAGCATAGCCAACCACATTTAATAATagggttgaattcaaatcaagtttgttcaagtttgagtttaaggtCAGTTTGAACTAATCCAAAACTAGTTTGGCTCAAGCAAACTCAAATTCGAGCTTTAGAGTTTAGAATTTTTAACCTCGTGTTCAAGCTTTAAATGTGTTCAGTTCGTAAAATTCATgaacttaaaaaattcaatacgaatcgattaaaacaatattattttgatcaatatattttaaaacgatattattttaatatagaaCTGAGCTCAAAACTTAATTCCTCTCAAACGAGTCAAGCTTGAAAACctataaaataaactcaaacttgatttaacttaaatttaatcttatctaACAAATTAAACTCTAAGTCTAGTAACCTGTCCTATAACCactaaatttttctcttttgccATTAAAATTATCCATCCATGGGAGACCAAAAGTGATTGTTTATAAAGTTGGTGGGGAGGTTCAGGTACGGGATATGGCTATGATTGTGGAACTGGTCTTGAAAAGAAGGTTTTTTTACGGTTTAAAAACATGAGATAAACTCAAACAATAGTAGAGTTGGTAGGAAATTGTTGGATCGGTTGAGAGTTGGTAAACAAATTGATGTTTTACATCTATCATTGATAATATGCttattaagtttgattcaaatgaatataactctaatttaatattttataaaataattaatcaaacttaATGGTTTGtacatttataatgaatataaattttaaattttaataataatttatcattatataatttgatagttttaaattaaaaatacaataacattttattatatagtaATACATTATATTGATactcaaattgatttttattataaatacgcATACTATAACTTtatattaatagttaattagCATTAAAAAACCTAAGTCAAAGATTGAAGTTGTTATAAACTGAATTGCACCTAGACTatagttaaaatatatattaataaaattataaatactcaTCATGAATaccaatttaaatatttataataatatattattatattatatttttaatataatatcattcaattaaatagtgataaattataatttattacctaaattattatttatgataagtgcaattaatttttttttttttttggaataattTTACTCTCCCTCGATCATTGAGGTTACTTTGTATTTGCGAGtggttaaattattttgtttggataTTAGCTTTTATGTTGAATAAAGTCTCCAAAGATATAATTTACATttgctaatattatttataatatatggtATTTG
It contains:
- the LOC123212035 gene encoding 60S ribosomal protein L27, translated to MVKFLKTNKAVILLQGRYAGRKAVIIKSFDDGTRERPYGHCLVAGIKKYPSKVIRKDSSKKTAKKSRVKAFIKLVNYQHLMPTRYTLDVDLKDVVTVDSLQSKDKKVTACKDTKKRLEERFKTGKNRWFFTKLRF